The Laspinema palackyanum D2c genome includes the window CCGTTCAGGGCCGGTGGGTCCCGGGAGTCAATGAGCAGTTTTGCTCAGGTTGAGTCAGAATCTGCAGAGGGGGTTCAAAAAGTTTTGCATCTTATCACAGCCAATATTTAAGTTATGTAAAATTCTCTCAAAAATCTTTAATTTTTGTCAAGGAATCATGAATTTTGGGTTTAAATCGTTTATGCTGTCACTACATCAGTCGTTCAGCCGACATCTTAAGTCAAGAGGGTAAAGATACCTATCTGAAGAAAATGGGTGTTTTCGACCCTCTTTTACCCACCCTGATTGGTGGGAATAGATGCTCCCCTGGGCGGCAACTTTTTAAAATTTGATTGACCTGGAGTTTAAATTTATGACTCAGAAAAACGCAGCAGCCCTTTTCAAAGCAGTTAAAGAGGATTTAGCACTTCAACAACAAATGCAAGCGGCTAAAAATCCAGCAGCTATCAGAAAATTGGCTAAAGAACGAGGCTATAGTTTCACCGATGAAGAATTGAATCATGAAATTAGCCAATTATCGGACGAAGAGTTATCCCGCATGATCAATCCGGGCATTGCCCCTCGGGAACACCTGATTCGCCGGTAAGGTTTCACCGTGATTCCCATTGCACCCATTGGGACACTCGCTTGGGGTTAAAACCCTTTAGCCTGTAGAGGCGCTTCTATAAAGCGCCTCTACGGCGGGGGATAAATCCCCCGCCTAATAGCTTAAGTCGGTTAAAACCGACTGCTCATCTTATCCGGTGGTTTTTTTAGTCGTCTTTAGACGACTTTAGCTATTAGGCGGGGGATTTATCCCCCGCCGGTTGTTGAGAATGGTGCAAGATGTCAGTTTTAACCGCCTTAAGGGATTTATCCCCCGCCGGTTGTTGCCACTCAACCCACAATGGTTTGTTCTAAAGCCGATCGCAAATCTTGGGTTAAGTCAGCGATCGCCGATCGCCGACTGTTTTTGTAAGAATCCCAGCGATCGCTCACCCAAATGGGTTCCCCGATCGTCAACTGAACCGACTGCTTGCCTAATTCTGGACGAGAAGCGGGACGTTCTCCCTTAATCCGAGCAATAGTATCCCACACTAAGAGGGTCGTCTCTGCAAACCGCTCAAAGGTGGGTTTTTCCCGCACATATTGTCCCGTAACTGCCACAAAACATTCCACCAATCTCATGTGCCACATTCGCAAATTGGCTTCTTCTGCCACGCGATCGGCGAGTCCTCGTTCCAAGGGAGACAATGCCTCAATATTCTCAAGATCCTCTCGATAAATCCGATCCCATCCCGCTTGTTCTAACCGTCTACATCGGTCAATGACTGTCCCCTTAGATGGCAGTTTAAAATAGTCTTCTGCCACCTGTAGTGCCATATCCAGCAGTGCAGGAAGTCGAGTGGTTAAATCATTTGGGTCTCCTGCCGTATCGGGTAAAGTACGATGATAAAATCGGCGATAGAAATCTTCCATTAACGATAATAAATGTTGTCCCAATCGAATTAAACGCGGGTAAAGGGAAGCCAGAGAAGGGGTGAAAGCCTCATGTTGAGGTTCTCCAGGAATGGGGAGAGAAGATAAACCGCAATCTAACTCCATTTGAGTGAGTAACGCTGCTACAGCATCCCATTCTTCTTTTTCATATTTGTAGCGAATCCCGATGGGGAGAATTGCCACGCGATCGCCTCGATTTTCCTTCTGTAAATCCTCCATACACCAGAATGCCAACTGAGCAATCCCCGGTTCCAACGGACTAATAATTTCATTATGTCCATTGGTCCCCCCTTCCGGAGAAGCCGCCAGAGGAAATTGACCTTTCGCAAACAATTCACGGGCCGATCGCAACCCCTGGCGGTCTATTTTCCCTCGCACAATGGGAGTACCACCCAGTTTAGGTAAGAGAGATTCCAACCATTTTCCCGCCCATAACGGAATGCCGCGATCGTACATAAAATGAAAATGCACCGGAGAAGCGAGGGCGATATTTTTCGACCGCGCCATTTGGGGAACTTCCTGCCAAATTAAGTGAGCAATCGGAAATGGGTCGTAGGTACTCGGATGGCGAAAAGCCATCAAAAAGCGCACTTTCTCCCCTTTAAACTGCTGATACAGTTCCACCAACTGCTCGACATTTTCCGTTGAGATCTGCGTAATCGGAGTCCGAAATTTTCTCCATAAAGGCATCACCAATTTTGCTACCTGTAACACCAAGGGATTAAAATTCGGGGGAATAAATTCTAAAGGCGGATGAGCGCCATCAATGGATTTAATCATAGGTTTAGAAGCAATCAACAATCATTAAAAACAAAGTTGTCTAGCAATTGGAGGGTGGGATTTTTCCCATCTCTTCGGAGTAAATAGGCTTTTTCCCACTCTACAATTGCTCTATGAGATTAGCCCGCGCTTATCGGGCTTTGTCCGTATAGACCCCCCATTTCCTAGCGGAACGCTGCGCGAACAGGGTGCGGGTTAAATCCGAAGAGTACCGGATTTGATATTAATCCCAAGAGTCTAACTCTACCCGCCAATTTTGGAGAAGTGTGACCAATTGTTCTCGACGAGTTTCCACCGTTGCGGCAATCCAAATACAGCCAATCCCCACGAATAACCCAATCACCCATCGCAAAAAGGGATAAAGGGAGTTGAGAATGATCAGTTGATAGATGGCATTGAGTAAAAATGTGACGGTTGCCACATAGAGAAAGGCGCGGATTCTCAAGGTTAACCCAGCCACGCCAATCAATAAACTGACGATGCCTGAAATTAGCCAGTGAGTTGTGAGTAAACAGGTAAAGCTAATACTGCCGATCGCCAATACCCTGATCCCGTGACGGAGTTCTTTGCGATCGGGGGGTTGGAGGGTGGGTTCAACCTGGGCAAAGTATAAAATACCGGCAGCAATGGGAATAATATAGGCGATCGGATCAGTGACGAATTGCTCCAAAAGCCCCCGCAGAATCACCCAATTGAGTAGGATAGCACTCCAATAAGTCAACCGAATTTGACGATGGAAATAACTCAGGAACACATAAAAAGCAGCGACGATCAGCGCAGAAACTGACCAAACTTGATTGGTGTCCCCGAAAAACCCGAGTCCCGTGGTGATAATCGCCAATGCGGGGAGGAGTCGCGCCATCAACCGCCAAGGTTTGAGGGGCCATCCCCAACGGTCCCAGGGGAAAACATCTAAGAAATAAGCGGCAACACAGGCGATCGCACCCCCCCAGGCGATGAACATTTCCTGTAAATTGCCAGGAAGATATCCAAATACATAAAAGCCCACTGCTGCGGATTCAGCCATACTGATATACACCCAAGTTTCAGCAGATTGAACCGCTTCGGGGCGATCGCGCGGATCAGATTCACCCGCTTTGAATTCGGGGAACCGACCCTGCAAGAGGGCATAATTGGTTAAAAACACCCCA containing:
- a CDS encoding Nif11-like leader peptide family natural product precursor; its protein translation is MTQKNAAALFKAVKEDLALQQQMQAAKNPAAIRKLAKERGYSFTDEELNHEISQLSDEELSRMINPGIAPREHLIRR
- a CDS encoding 1-acyl-sn-glycerol-3-phosphate acyltransferase; this encodes MIKSIDGAHPPLEFIPPNFNPLVLQVAKLVMPLWRKFRTPITQISTENVEQLVELYQQFKGEKVRFLMAFRHPSTYDPFPIAHLIWQEVPQMARSKNIALASPVHFHFMYDRGIPLWAGKWLESLLPKLGGTPIVRGKIDRQGLRSARELFAKGQFPLAASPEGGTNGHNEIISPLEPGIAQLAFWCMEDLQKENRGDRVAILPIGIRYKYEKEEWDAVAALLTQMELDCGLSSLPIPGEPQHEAFTPSLASLYPRLIRLGQHLLSLMEDFYRRFYHRTLPDTAGDPNDLTTRLPALLDMALQVAEDYFKLPSKGTVIDRCRRLEQAGWDRIYREDLENIEALSPLERGLADRVAEEANLRMWHMRLVECFVAVTGQYVREKPTFERFAETTLLVWDTIARIKGERPASRPELGKQSVQLTIGEPIWVSDRWDSYKNSRRSAIADLTQDLRSALEQTIVG